In Cucurbita pepo subsp. pepo cultivar mu-cu-16 unplaced genomic scaffold, ASM280686v2 Cp4.1_scaffold000213, whole genome shotgun sequence, the DNA window AAAGAGGCAGCAAAGGAAGCATGGAAGACACTAAAAACTATTCATGTCAGTGCTGAACGTGTAAAGGAGGCAAAGATCCAAACTCTGAAGATTGAGtttgaaattatgaatatgaaggagTCCGAGACTATTGATGATTATGCAGCAAGGTTGACAGAAGTCGTTAANATATTCTGTCTATATATGTACTGTGTACACAAGTTGAATAAAATGAGTAAGTTGGTTCCTCTCTTAGTTGTATGAGTGTTTTCTAACATTTAGTATCAGAGCCTGGTTACATGCCAAAGATCATGCCGAGAAATAATAACAACActggagagagaggagagtcgTCGAAGTCTGCAACAAAGGAAGGTCTAGTAACACTCCAATACCCGACGTTATCGAGAACCAACTAATCAGCATGGGCTATGAAGATGAAGGTCTATTTGCGTGCTCAAGGGGTGTGGGACGCAATCGAATCAACTGAGCCTCTGGATAGTCTTGATGAAAGGAAGGATCAAATGACCTTAGCAGCTATCTATCAAGCAATCCCTGAGGagatgttgtttttgttagcaGAGAAAGAGGCAGCAAAGGAAGCATGGAAGACACTAAAAACTATTCATGTCAGTGCTGAACGTGTAAAGGAGGCAAAGATCCAAACTCTGAAGATTGagtttgaaattatgaaaatgaaggAGTCCGAGACTATTGATGATTATGCAGCAAGGTTGATAGAAGTTGTTAATAAAATACGTACTTTTGGAGACAAGTTTGAAGAGGCATACTTGGTGAAAAAATTTATCCGCTCAGTACCTTCTAAGTTTCTTCATATCGTATCGGCAATAGAGAAATTTGCTGATTTAAAGGTGATGACCATGGAGGAAGTCATCGGAGAGGAACGGATCGGTGGCAACAAAGAGAATGCTGAGCATGTCTTATTGACTCAAGGAgaatggaaagagaaaaaacgtAGCGACAATGGAGGCCATAGCCGAGGGCGAGGTCGCAGTGGTCGCTGGAGAGGGAGAGGTCATGGTCGTGGAAACGACTCGTTTCATCAAGAGAAGAAGGCTGACAAGAGCAAGGTAAGATGCTACAATTGTCAAGGCCTAGGTCactatgcctcagaatgtcgGAAGTTGAAGTGTTATAATTGCCAAAAGATTGGTCATTATGCATCCGACTGTAGATCGAAGAAAAGGGAGAATCATTATGCATCCCACTGTAGATCGAAGAAAAGGGAGAATCAGGCGCACTTAACTGAGACGCAAAGTGATGAGGATGAGCCAGCCTTACTTACAGCACAAGTTTGTGAGGTCCGAACTCTTGGTTTACCAGAGTTGACGGAAATGGCTCTTTATGAAGAGAAGGTTGTCTcgaaagaaattgagaagaaaaacaacatttgGTTCCTAGATACGGAAGCCAGCAATCATATGACTGGTTATCGAAGTTGGTTCTCGGAATTGAACGAGTTAGTGACCGGCACGGTGAAGTTCGGAGATGGATCACTTGTAGAGATAAAAGAACGTGGAGATGTGAAGGCTGCGTCTgtgaaaaaaacagagaagatgaTCAATGAGGAGAAAATCGATGGCCCTGTGAAGATTgaatcgaagaaaaaaaatagagaagcgagaagagaagaagagcgaTGGCGAGAAAATCGTTGGCGCTGTGAAGTTTGAATCCGAGGAGAAGAGAGATGGCGTTGTGGCGGAGGTCCAGAATGTGGCAACGGAGGTAGTGAAAGCAGAggagataaaagagaaggagGTCGCCTGTGACGgtgagaaggagaaggaggacgGAAACAATAGTGGTGCTATTGAAAAATAGGTCGCCGGAGAAACGAAagcagagaaggagaaggagaaggaggccATTGTTTCCGGCAGTGCAATTGAAGTACCACAGGGAACTAAACCTATCGTGGAACAGCAGTTAGCCGGACTAGTAGAACAGGTAATTAAACCTATTGAGGAAAAGCCATTGGCCGGACAAGTAGAACAGGTAATTAAAACTGTCGATGAAAAGCAGTTGCCCATTGAAAGGAAGACAGAAAAGAATGAAGGCGGAGATAATGGCAGCAACTTTCATCCCTTGAAGCGGAGTATATTGCGNAATGAGGAGAAAATCGATGGCCCTGTGAAGATTgaatcgaagaaaaaaaatagagaagcgagaagagaagaagagcgaTGGCGAGAAAATCGTTGGCGCTGTGAAGTTTGAATCCGAG includes these proteins:
- the LOC111784490 gene encoding uncharacterized protein LOC111784490 produces the protein MKMKVYLRAQGVWDAIESTEPLDSLDERKDQMTLAAIYQAIPEEMLFLLAEKEAAKEAWKTLKTIHVSAERVKEAKIQTLKIEFEIMKMKESETIDDYAARLIEVVNKIRTFGDKFEEAYLVKKFIRSVPSKFLHIVSAIEKFADLKVMTMEEVIGEERIGGNKENAEHVLLTQGEWKEKKRSDNGGHSRGRGRSGRWRGRGHGRGNDSFHQEKKADKSKVRCYNCQGLGHYASECRKLKCYNCQKIGHYASDCRSKKRENHYASHCRSKKRENQAHLTETQSDEDEPALLTAQVCEVRTLGLPELTEMALYEEKVVSKEIEKKNNIWFLDTEASNHMTGYRSWFSELNELVTGTVKFGDGSLVEIKERGDVKAASVKKTEKMINEEKIDGPVKIESKKKNREARREEERWRENRWRCEVAGETKAEKEKEKEAIVSGSAIEVPQGTKPIVEQQLAGLVEQVIKPIEEKPLAGQVEQVIKTVDEKQLPIERKTEKNEGGDNGSNFHPLKRSILRNEEKIDGPVKIESKKKNREARREEERWRENRWRCEVAGETKAEKEKEKEAIVSGSAIEVPQGTKPIVEQQLAGLVEQVIKPIEEKPLAGQVEQVAGETKAEKEKEKEAIVSGSAIEVPQGTKPIVEQQLAGLVEQVIKPIEEKPLAGQVEQVIKTVDEKQLPIERKTEKNEGGDNGSNFHPLKRSILR